A genome region from Dendrosporobacter quercicolus includes the following:
- the topA gene encoding type I DNA topoisomerase, with product MAKTLVVVESPAKAKTIEKFLGKNYTVRASMGHLRDLPKSQFGIDIENNFLPKYINIRGKGDIIKSLKTAAKAVDKVYLASDPDREGEAIAWHLAHLLNIAPEKPCRIVFNEITKPAIQNAVKHPQPINFDRVDAQQARRLLDRIVGYQLSPLLWRKVRKGLSAGRVQSVTVKMICDREKEIQAFVPEEYWTILAKLRAKPKTALFDANLISIDGKKAVISDEAQSNLSKSELEQAEYKVTEVKQRERRRNPSPPFITSSLQQDASRKLGFTSRKTMMVAQQLYEGLEIGKSGPVGLITYMRTDSTRIAESAQAEAREYILQKFGAEYRPDKPPVYSTKKSQDAHEAIRPTSVEFTPDSLGNSLSKDQLRLYTLIWERFIASQMTPAVYDTITVDISAGRYGLRATGSKLKFKGFMAVYIEGKDETENDKDINLPELQAGQLLKLHKILPSQHFTEPPPRYTEASLVKTLEEKGIGRPSTYAPIVETILGRGYVVRIDKKFQPTELGFVVVDLLQEYFQAIVDVEFTAAMEDRLDEIAEGKTSRLELLANFYPSFAETLAQADEQIGQVELPVEVSEVQCENCGRFMVVKQGRYGKFLACPGFPECRNTKPLLKDTGIKCPKCDGNIVERRTKRGKIFHGCQNYPECDFVTWDIPLSDACQTCGALMLRHNYKNGRFITYCNNEGCPTRENSPINKELIKKEKKVENNTDETNNKSKKSKRK from the coding sequence GTGGCTAAAACTCTAGTTGTAGTTGAATCGCCAGCTAAAGCGAAAACGATCGAAAAGTTTTTGGGTAAAAATTATACTGTCAGGGCCTCGATGGGCCATCTGAGAGATTTGCCCAAAAGCCAGTTTGGCATAGACATTGAAAACAACTTTTTGCCTAAATATATCAATATCCGGGGCAAAGGCGACATCATCAAAAGTCTGAAAACGGCCGCCAAGGCTGTTGATAAAGTTTATCTGGCTTCTGACCCGGATCGTGAAGGTGAAGCCATTGCCTGGCATTTGGCTCATTTGTTAAATATTGCTCCGGAAAAGCCTTGCCGGATCGTATTTAATGAAATTACAAAGCCGGCTATTCAAAATGCCGTTAAGCATCCGCAGCCGATCAATTTCGACCGGGTTGACGCCCAGCAGGCCAGGCGTTTGCTGGACCGGATTGTGGGTTACCAGCTTAGTCCGTTATTATGGCGAAAAGTGCGTAAAGGGCTTAGCGCCGGCCGGGTACAGTCGGTTACGGTGAAAATGATCTGCGATCGTGAAAAAGAAATTCAGGCATTTGTTCCGGAAGAATACTGGACGATTCTGGCCAAGCTCAGGGCCAAGCCCAAAACAGCTTTGTTCGATGCAAATCTAATCAGCATTGACGGTAAAAAAGCGGTAATATCAGATGAAGCCCAGTCCAATCTTTCCAAGTCTGAACTGGAGCAGGCCGAATATAAGGTAACCGAGGTCAAGCAGCGGGAACGCCGCCGCAATCCGTCGCCGCCATTTATCACCAGCAGTTTGCAGCAGGATGCATCACGTAAATTAGGCTTCACCTCCCGTAAAACAATGATGGTGGCGCAGCAGCTGTATGAAGGTCTGGAGATCGGCAAGTCCGGTCCGGTCGGCTTAATTACATATATGCGTACCGATTCCACCCGGATTGCCGAATCGGCGCAGGCGGAAGCGCGTGAGTACATCTTGCAAAAGTTTGGTGCGGAGTATCGGCCTGATAAGCCGCCGGTCTATTCAACCAAAAAGTCACAGGATGCGCATGAGGCCATCAGACCGACCAGTGTGGAATTTACGCCGGACAGCTTGGGCAATAGCTTGTCCAAGGACCAGCTTAGGCTGTATACGCTCATTTGGGAACGCTTTATTGCCAGTCAGATGACGCCGGCAGTTTATGATACAATCACCGTTGACATTTCCGCCGGCCGCTATGGGTTAAGGGCAACCGGCTCAAAGCTCAAGTTTAAAGGCTTCATGGCTGTATATATAGAAGGAAAAGATGAAACTGAGAATGACAAAGATATAAATCTGCCTGAATTGCAGGCCGGCCAACTGCTAAAATTACATAAAATACTACCGTCGCAGCATTTTACTGAACCACCGCCGCGCTATACGGAAGCTTCGCTGGTGAAAACCCTTGAAGAAAAAGGCATTGGCCGGCCAAGCACCTATGCGCCAATTGTTGAGACTATTTTAGGCCGCGGCTATGTTGTACGCATTGATAAAAAATTTCAGCCTACCGAGCTGGGCTTTGTGGTAGTAGACCTACTGCAGGAATATTTCCAGGCAATTGTCGATGTTGAGTTTACGGCAGCGATGGAGGATCGGCTGGATGAAATCGCCGAAGGAAAAACTTCGCGGCTGGAGCTTTTAGCTAATTTTTATCCGTCGTTTGCCGAGACCCTAGCTCAGGCCGATGAGCAAATCGGCCAGGTGGAACTTCCGGTTGAGGTCTCTGAGGTGCAATGTGAAAATTGCGGCCGTTTCATGGTGGTAAAACAGGGACGCTACGGCAAGTTTCTAGCCTGCCCTGGTTTTCCGGAATGCCGCAATACTAAGCCCCTGCTTAAAGATACCGGGATAAAATGCCCTAAATGCGACGGTAACATTGTTGAGCGCCGTACCAAACGGGGAAAAATCTTTCATGGCTGCCAGAACTATCCGGAATGCGATTTCGTTACTTGGGACATTCCGCTGAGTGATGCCTGCCAAACCTGTGGAGCATTAATGCTGCGTCATAATTATAAAAATGGCCGGTTTATTACTTACTGCAATAATGAAGGGTGTCCGACCCGGGAGAATAGTCCGATCAATAAGGAATTAATTAAGAAAGAAAAAAAAGTTGAAAACAATACGGATGAAACGAATAATAAAAGTAAAAAAAGCAAAAGGAAATAA
- a CDS encoding MGDG synthase family glycosyltransferase translates to MAKPAKVLFISAPVGAGHVRAAAAINQALNKLRPDTATSIVNVFDFFSQFWGQALLKAYLQCLRFFPGSYGKMYGWGNTSRLALWGREAVSAFFAGRMLHYIELTSPALIVCTHATPAGLVAYLKKHHKINIPAIAVVTDFVVHRLWIYPEIDCYFVANEELLAELERFHITPAQSHVAGIPIDSAFSQPPARDQLMGRLGLCAAKKTILMMGGGAGILPMQEIALALNRLAAAIQVIVVTGQNDKLHKDLENIKPKLTFDLKITGFVDNVAELMAVADVLISKPGGMTAAEALSSRLPLIIYRPIPGQEEGNSKFLLARRVAMRAESVEDLLALLHELFTDGNDTLAVMRKNTVRIARPEAAREIAATITARYLSGD, encoded by the coding sequence ATGGCAAAGCCGGCGAAAGTATTGTTTATCAGTGCGCCGGTTGGGGCCGGCCATGTCCGTGCGGCTGCTGCGATTAACCAGGCGCTGAACAAGTTAAGGCCGGATACGGCAACCTCTATTGTAAATGTCTTTGACTTTTTTAGTCAATTCTGGGGACAGGCATTGCTAAAGGCTTATTTACAATGTTTGCGGTTTTTTCCCGGCTCGTACGGAAAAATGTACGGCTGGGGCAATACCAGCAGGCTGGCGTTATGGGGCCGTGAGGCGGTCAGTGCTTTTTTTGCCGGCCGGATGCTGCACTATATTGAGCTGACTTCACCTGCTTTGATTGTTTGTACTCATGCCACACCAGCCGGCTTGGTGGCTTATTTAAAAAAACACCATAAAATCAATATTCCGGCTATCGCGGTTGTAACCGATTTTGTGGTACATCGCTTGTGGATTTATCCGGAAATTGATTGTTATTTTGTGGCGAATGAAGAATTGCTGGCAGAGTTGGAACGTTTTCACATTACACCGGCGCAGAGCCATGTTGCCGGGATACCCATCGACAGCGCATTTAGCCAGCCTCCGGCCAGAGATCAGTTAATGGGCAGACTAGGGCTGTGCGCCGCTAAAAAAACAATTTTAATGATGGGCGGCGGCGCCGGAATTCTGCCAATGCAGGAGATCGCACTTGCCTTAAACCGTCTAGCTGCGGCTATTCAGGTGATTGTGGTGACCGGGCAGAACGATAAACTTCATAAGGACCTGGAAAACATCAAACCTAAGCTTACGTTTGATTTAAAGATAACCGGCTTTGTGGACAATGTCGCCGAGCTCATGGCCGTTGCCGATGTGCTGATTTCCAAGCCGGGTGGAATGACTGCCGCCGAAGCTCTGAGCAGCCGCCTGCCGTTAATTATTTACCGGCCAATACCCGGTCAGGAGGAAGGCAACAGCAAATTTTTGCTCGCCCGGAGAGTGGCAATGCGGGCTGAATCGGTCGAAGACTTACTGGCGTTATTACATGAGCTGTTTACCGACGGCAATGACACGCTGGCGGTAATGCGGAAAAACACCGTCAGAATAGCCCGGCCCGAAGCTGCTCGGGAGATTGCAGCCACTATTACTGCAAGATATTTATCCGGTGACTAA
- the codY gene encoding GTP-sensing pleiotropic transcriptional regulator CodY, whose translation MVLSMLERTRKINKLLQKSENVEYDEISRVLGTVINANVYIVSKTGVVFGYALMNDFECDLMRDRVLSQGIFPERYVEWLLKITDTSPNLRLESGLCTFSEGVDCLFHDKFTTIVPIHGVGERIGTLIVAKFHEEFTDDDLILAEYGATVVGMEMLRDRSEKIEEEARKKATVQVALGTLSYSELEAVMHILSELEGNEGLLVASKIADRVGITRSVIVNALRKFESAGVIESKSLGMKGTYIKVLNERLLEELKKLKK comes from the coding sequence ATGGTTTTGTCAATGTTGGAACGTACTCGTAAAATAAATAAGCTGTTGCAAAAATCAGAAAATGTGGAGTATGATGAGATATCAAGGGTTCTAGGCACAGTAATTAATGCCAATGTCTACATTGTAAGTAAGACCGGGGTTGTATTTGGTTATGCCTTAATGAACGATTTTGAATGTGATCTAATGCGGGATCGGGTATTAAGTCAGGGGATTTTTCCTGAACGCTATGTGGAGTGGCTGCTGAAAATCACCGATACCTCGCCCAATCTCCGGCTAGAGAGCGGTCTATGTACATTTAGCGAAGGGGTTGACTGCCTGTTTCATGACAAGTTTACCACCATTGTTCCCATTCATGGCGTGGGTGAGCGTATTGGGACTCTGATTGTCGCCAAATTCCACGAGGAATTTACCGATGATGATTTAATTCTGGCAGAGTATGGCGCAACTGTTGTCGGTATGGAAATGCTCAGGGACCGGAGTGAAAAAATTGAGGAAGAAGCCCGTAAAAAAGCTACTGTCCAAGTGGCTTTGGGTACGTTGTCCTATTCCGAACTTGAGGCGGTAATGCATATTTTGAGCGAGCTGGAAGGCAACGAAGGCTTATTGGTTGCCAGTAAAATTGCCGACCGGGTTGGCATCACCAGATCGGTGATCGTGAATGCGTTGCGCAAATTTGAAAGCGCCGGCGTAATTGAGTCTAAATCGCTGGGGATGAAGGGCACCTATATCAAAGTATTGAATGAGCGACTGCTGGAAGAATTAAAGAAACTAAAAAAATAA
- the dprA gene encoding DNA-processing protein DprA: MDKIYVAALQMVPGIGNRRLMKLIAFFGDARQAWQAGRSDLVACLDEATCHNLIGIRQKLDILALAEKWQEQGIRLSLLTDPDYPALLKPTFNPPLLLYYRGELPADNNSMAIVGGRRASAYGLNAAQMLGSELAAAGVCVVSGAARGVDTAAHRGALTKGRTIAVLGCGVDVSYPPENRDLLDRIAGQGAVISEYPPGTSPHPSFFPARNRIISGLSRGIVVIEAAERSGALITVEHALDEGRDVFAVPGSIFSAISKGCHNLIKQGAKLIDCTGDIFEEYQWSNSGTGAKAGELDLQPDEFAVYEQLSFDKPISLDEIVAATDLTVSAIAYIVLQLELRGLVAEHGSQYYVRTKGGI, translated from the coding sequence ATGGATAAAATATATGTAGCGGCCTTACAAATGGTGCCTGGTATTGGCAACCGGCGATTAATGAAGCTTATCGCTTTTTTTGGCGATGCCCGGCAAGCATGGCAAGCCGGCAGGAGTGATTTGGTTGCCTGTTTAGATGAAGCAACTTGCCATAACCTGATTGGGATTAGGCAAAAGCTGGATATATTGGCTCTGGCTGAAAAATGGCAGGAGCAGGGAATTCGTCTAAGCCTGTTGACTGATCCGGATTATCCGGCGTTACTAAAGCCTACGTTTAATCCCCCGCTGCTTTTATACTACCGGGGCGAGCTGCCGGCCGACAATAATTCAATGGCGATTGTCGGGGGGCGGCGAGCCTCCGCTTATGGCCTGAATGCGGCGCAAATGCTGGGCAGTGAGCTTGCAGCCGCCGGAGTCTGTGTTGTGAGCGGCGCCGCCCGCGGCGTTGATACAGCCGCTCACAGAGGGGCGCTGACTAAGGGCAGAACCATTGCCGTATTAGGATGTGGCGTGGATGTAAGCTATCCGCCGGAAAACCGCGATTTGCTGGACCGGATTGCCGGACAGGGCGCGGTGATTTCGGAATATCCGCCGGGCACCAGTCCGCATCCCTCTTTCTTTCCGGCCCGCAATAGGATCATCAGCGGGCTGTCCAGAGGAATTGTTGTTATTGAAGCGGCTGAACGCAGCGGCGCATTAATTACGGTTGAGCATGCCCTGGATGAAGGGCGCGATGTATTTGCCGTGCCTGGCAGCATTTTTTCCGCGATAAGCAAAGGCTGCCATAATCTGATCAAGCAAGGCGCGAAATTGATTGACTGCACCGGCGATATATTTGAAGAGTACCAATGGTCAAATAGCGGGACCGGGGCCAAGGCTGGAGAGCTTGATTTACAGCCGGATGAATTTGCCGTATATGAACAGTTGAGTTTTGATAAGCCAATATCACTGGATGAAATAGTTGCTGCAACGGATTTAACTGTTTCAGCCATTGCCTATATAGTATTACAATTGGAATTACGCGGGCTGGTTGCAGAGCATGGTTCTCAGTATTACGTTCGTACTAAGGGGGGAATTTAG
- the trmFO gene encoding methylenetetrahydrofolate--tRNA-(uracil(54)-C(5))-methyltransferase (FADH(2)-oxidizing) TrmFO, with translation MSKVIVIGAGLAGSEAAWQIARSGISVDLYEMRPQVMTPAHHTGNFGELVCSNSLRAAAVENAVGLLKEEMRRLDSLIMKAADATRIPAGGALAVDRSAFSEYITTTLKRQSNITVIHEELTAIPEEGVVIIASGPLTSLRLAQSVAALTGQDYMYFYDAAAPIVTGESLDMKKIFRASRYDKGDADYLNCPMSKEEYELFWHELIAAEKTAVKQFEQAIFFEGCMPVEEMAARGIDTLRFGPLKPVGLKHPVTGELPHAVVQLRQDNFAATLYNIVGFQTHLKWPEQKRVFQLIPGLEKAEFVRYGVMHRNTFIHSPRILQPTLQMRKWPQVFFAGQITGVEGYVESAASGLVAGLNASMLLEGHGPERFPGDTAHGALCQYIASADATNFQPMNINFGILPPLGQKVRDKKLKNKMIAERALESLENFKSGLSRILHKSKCCGNIDK, from the coding sequence GTGTCTAAAGTGATTGTTATTGGGGCTGGTTTAGCAGGCAGCGAAGCTGCCTGGCAAATTGCCCGGTCAGGCATTTCGGTTGATTTATATGAAATGCGTCCGCAGGTTATGACACCGGCGCATCATACCGGAAACTTCGGGGAGTTGGTGTGCAGCAATTCGCTGCGCGCCGCAGCTGTTGAAAATGCCGTAGGCTTGCTTAAGGAAGAAATGCGGCGTTTGGATTCTTTAATTATGAAAGCCGCAGATGCAACCCGGATCCCGGCCGGCGGGGCCTTGGCCGTGGATCGTTCGGCTTTTAGCGAGTATATTACAACCACGCTTAAGCGGCAGTCCAACATAACCGTCATTCATGAGGAACTAACCGCTATACCGGAAGAAGGCGTTGTCATTATTGCCAGCGGTCCGCTGACTTCCCTGCGGTTAGCACAGTCGGTAGCGGCTTTGACCGGACAGGATTATATGTATTTTTACGATGCCGCTGCGCCGATCGTTACCGGTGAATCCCTGGATATGAAGAAAATATTCCGGGCGTCACGATATGACAAGGGGGATGCCGACTATCTCAATTGCCCAATGAGCAAAGAAGAGTATGAACTGTTCTGGCACGAATTGATTGCGGCGGAAAAGACGGCGGTAAAACAATTTGAACAGGCGATCTTTTTTGAAGGCTGCATGCCGGTTGAGGAGATGGCGGCCCGGGGCATCGACACTTTACGGTTTGGTCCGTTAAAGCCGGTTGGGCTGAAGCATCCTGTCACCGGAGAACTTCCTCATGCCGTGGTTCAATTGAGACAGGATAATTTTGCGGCTACTTTGTACAATATTGTCGGGTTTCAGACCCATTTAAAGTGGCCGGAGCAAAAGCGAGTTTTTCAACTCATTCCGGGCTTAGAGAAGGCTGAGTTTGTCCGTTACGGCGTTATGCACCGCAATACGTTTATTCATTCACCAAGAATACTGCAGCCGACCCTGCAGATGAGGAAGTGGCCGCAGGTTTTTTTTGCCGGACAAATTACCGGTGTGGAAGGGTATGTTGAATCGGCGGCCAGCGGTTTGGTCGCCGGGCTAAATGCCAGCATGCTGCTGGAAGGGCATGGGCCCGAGCGCTTTCCCGGCGATACGGCGCATGGGGCATTATGTCAATATATCGCCAGTGCCGACGCAACCAATTTCCAGCCGATGAATATCAATTTTGGCATATTGCCGCCACTGGGACAAAAGGTCAGAGATAAAAAATTAAAAAATAAAATGATCGCGGAACGAGCTCTAGAAAGTTTAGAAAATTTCAAAAGTGGTCTCAGTCGAATATTGCATAAATCAAAGTGCTGTGGTAATATAGATAAATAA
- the hslV gene encoding ATP-dependent protease subunit HslV, translating to MFHATTIVAVKHNGQTAIAGDGQVTFGGNTVMKHNAKKVRRLYHGKVLAGFAGSVADAFTLFGKFESKLEEFNGNLMRAAVELAKEWRTDRVLRRLEALLIVTDAEKMLIISGNGEVIEPDDGVTAIGSGGSYALAAARGLIKYSSLTAAGIARESLEIAADICVYTNHHITVEEL from the coding sequence ATGTTTCATGCTACCACTATTGTAGCTGTAAAACATAATGGTCAGACTGCGATTGCCGGGGATGGTCAGGTAACCTTCGGCGGCAATACGGTAATGAAGCATAATGCCAAGAAGGTCCGGCGCTTGTATCACGGTAAAGTACTGGCCGGTTTTGCCGGGTCAGTCGCCGATGCGTTTACTTTGTTTGGTAAGTTTGAATCAAAACTGGAGGAATTTAACGGTAATTTAATGCGCGCTGCTGTTGAATTAGCCAAAGAATGGCGAACCGACAGGGTGCTGCGCCGTTTAGAGGCTTTACTGATTGTTACCGATGCCGAAAAAATGCTGATTATTTCGGGCAATGGTGAGGTTATTGAACCCGACGACGGAGTTACTGCAATTGGTTCAGGCGGATCATACGCCCTGGCTGCGGCCAGAGGGTTAATTAAATATTCGTCCTTAACAGCTGCGGGTATCGCCCGCGAATCGTTAGAGATAGCGGCAGATATCTGTGTTTATACGAATCACCATATTACGGTGGAAGAACTTTAA
- the hslU gene encoding ATP-dependent protease ATPase subunit HslU, with amino-acid sequence MTLNELTPKQIVNELDKYIVGQSQAKKSVAVALRNRWRSKQLSSELKEEIIPKNILMIGPTGVGKTEIARRLAKLVNAPFVKVEATKFTEVGYVGRDVESMVRDLVETAIRMVKQEKMLVVTDKAGKLANERIIEHFIPSAKRETSKNPFEILFSGNNNTSPAPDENQSKEQEFTAGRAWWQKRLDSGELEEELIEITVEDNSNPMLGMLAGAGADEMGMNLQDMLGSFLPKKQKKRKVTVANARKIFTQEEAQKLIDMDEVVTSAISLAENYGIIFLDEIDKVAGRGGSSGPDVSREGVQRDILPIVEGSTVVTKHGSIKTDHILFIAAGAFHISKPSDLIPELQGRFPIRVELTNLSKADFRQILTEPANALLKQYICLLETEGIKIEFTEDAIDELAEIACQVNNQTENIGARRLHTILEKVLEDLAFEAPDIQEKNIVINQDYVKAKLTHIVVNQDLSHFIL; translated from the coding sequence ATGACGTTGAATGAACTGACGCCAAAGCAAATTGTCAATGAACTGGATAAATATATTGTCGGCCAGAGTCAGGCGAAGAAATCGGTGGCCGTGGCATTAAGAAACCGTTGGCGGAGCAAGCAACTCTCATCTGAACTGAAAGAAGAGATAATCCCTAAAAATATTCTGATGATTGGCCCGACCGGGGTTGGCAAGACTGAAATTGCCCGCCGTCTGGCAAAGCTGGTTAACGCACCCTTTGTCAAGGTTGAGGCGACAAAATTTACCGAGGTTGGCTATGTGGGCCGTGATGTCGAATCAATGGTTCGCGATCTGGTGGAAACCGCTATTCGGATGGTTAAACAGGAAAAAATGCTGGTGGTAACCGATAAAGCCGGTAAACTGGCCAATGAACGGATTATTGAACACTTTATTCCATCCGCCAAACGGGAAACATCTAAAAATCCGTTTGAAATTCTATTTTCCGGAAATAACAATACGTCGCCGGCGCCGGATGAAAATCAGTCTAAAGAACAGGAATTTACCGCCGGCCGCGCCTGGTGGCAGAAAAGACTGGACAGCGGGGAGTTGGAAGAAGAGCTGATTGAGATAACCGTGGAGGACAACTCCAATCCAATGCTGGGGATGCTGGCCGGAGCCGGAGCCGATGAAATGGGCATGAATCTTCAGGATATGCTGGGCAGTTTTTTACCGAAAAAACAAAAGAAACGGAAAGTTACCGTTGCCAATGCCAGAAAAATTTTTACTCAGGAAGAAGCGCAAAAACTGATTGATATGGATGAGGTTGTAACAAGCGCAATCAGCTTAGCCGAGAATTACGGGATTATTTTCCTCGATGAAATAGATAAAGTGGCCGGGCGCGGCGGTTCGTCAGGTCCCGATGTATCGCGGGAAGGAGTACAACGCGATATTTTGCCGATTGTTGAGGGGTCTACGGTTGTTACCAAGCATGGTTCGATCAAAACCGATCATATTTTATTTATTGCCGCCGGTGCGTTTCATATTTCCAAGCCGTCGGATTTAATCCCCGAACTGCAGGGGCGGTTTCCGATCAGAGTGGAATTAACCAATCTTTCGAAAGCAGACTTCCGGCAGATCCTTACCGAACCGGCCAACGCCTTGCTGAAGCAATATATCTGCCTGCTGGAAACAGAAGGTATAAAAATTGAATTTACCGAGGATGCTATTGATGAATTAGCAGAGATTGCCTGTCAGGTGAATAATCAAACCGAAAACATCGGGGCCAGACGGCTGCATACAATTCTGGAAAAGGTGCTTGAGGATTTGGCGTTTGAAGCCCCTGACATTCAGGAAAAAAATATCGTCATTAATCAGGACTATGTTAAGGCAAAATTAACGCATATTGTTGTAAATCAGGACTTGAGTCATTTCATTCTTTAG